The region TCGAGAAACAGTACATCCAGCTCACCCTGATTCGCCGAGCGCTCTTGCAGAGCGATGGCCAGCGCCAGGTTCGACGGGCCGAAACCAATGCCGATCAGGTCGTGAACGATGGGCGATGCAATTGCCTGTGTCATTTCCAGTGTCCTCTGGATGAACCCCTCAACCGTGGGGATAAAGCCTGGGTGACCTGACCGGCCTTAGGCAGGACAGCAGATCGTCTGTTGAGTAGAAACGAGGACAATGAAAAAAATTTAATCGGATGGGATCAATGGGCGTCCCACTGCTTGATTCGCACCCGGCAGTGTTTCATGGCATTGACGATGTGCTTCTCCACCAGCGCCCGGGAAATGCCCAGGTTTTCGGCGATTTCAGGATGCGACAGACCATCGATCTTGCGCAGCAGGAAGCTCTCGCGGCACAACCGTGGCAGTTCGGCCAAGGCACGCTGGAGCATTTCCAGGCGCTGGCCGTGGTCGAGGCAATTGTGTGGCGAGGGGATGAAGTAGCGTTCTTCGGTATCGAGCACTTCCAGGGATTCGACCTGACGCAGGGCATTGCGCCGATGGTCGTCGATCACCAGATTGAGTGCAGTGCGATAGAGAAACGCCCGGGGCTGCTCGATCGGCGTGTCGCTGGAACGCTCCAGTACCCGCACATAGGCGTCATGCACCACATCTTCGGCCACCTGACGGTTGCCCAGCTTGGCGTTCAGGAAACACACCAGCTCGCGATAGTAGTTTTCCAACATGACTCCCGACCGCAGGGAGTGCGGCTTCTGTCCTTGAGCCAGATCCGCGACCGCCGAATGGGCAATGGCACGATGATGGCGATTTGAGCCGCGTAATTTATAGTAATTCTCATATAGATTTAAAGTACTGATTCGGTTTGCCCGACAAATAGTGCGGCGCTATACCTGTAACTCTGTGTGTCCGCGCTTAAATTCCGCCCTTATCTCCTCGTTTACAGGACAGCTCCCCGTGTCTGTCGCTCTGCGACAGCGTTCGGCTGTCGCCCAGATGGGCGCGCCGCCTGAACGACGGGCCGATTTCCTTTGGCCGGAACCCTGCATGAAACGTCCCCGACACACCCGACGCGCCCTGCTTGTAGCCCTGTGTCTGATCCCCGTTATCGCCGTCGCCGCCTGGCAAATCATCCCGCCCGGCCGCGATCAGCTCGCTACGGTTCAAGTCAGTCGCGGCGACATTGAAAGCAGCGTCACCGCCCTGGGCACCCTGCAACCGCGGCGTTACGTCGACGTCGGCGCCCAAGCGTCGGGGCAGATCCACAAGATTCATGTGGAGGTTGGCGACGTGGTCAAGGAAGGCGATCTGCTGGTGGAGATCGACCCGTCGACCCAGCAAGCCAAACTCGACGCCGGGCGTTTTTCCATCGACAACCTCAAGGCCCAGCTCCAGGAGCAACGAGCGCAGCACGAACTGGCCCGGCAGAAATTCCAGCGCCAACAACATCTGGCTGCCGGCGGCGCCACCCGCGACGAAGACGTGCAAACCGCTCAAGCCGAACTGCGCGCCACCCAAGCTCGCGTTGATATGTTCCAGGCGCAGATCCGCCAAGCCCAAGCCAGCCTGCGCAGTGATCAGGCAGAACTCGGCTACACGCGAATTTATGCACCAATGAACGGAACGGTCGTAGCCCTCGACGCCCGGGAAGGCCAAACGCTCAACGCTCAGCAGCAGACACCGTTGATTTTGCGCATTGCCAAACTGTCGCCGATGACGGTTTGGGCCGAGGTCTCGGAAGCCGACATCGGCCACGTCAAACCCGGTATGAACGCCTGGTTCACCACCCTCAGTGGCGGCAACCGCCGCTGGAACAGCACGGTGCGGCAGATCCTGCCGATCCCGCCCAAACCGCTGGACCAGACCAGCCAGGGCGGCGGCAGCCCCGCCAGTTCGAGTAAAAGCGGCACCGGTCGCGTGGTGCTCTACACCGTATTGCTCGACGTCGACAACGCCGACAACGCCTTGATGGCGGAAATGACCACCCAGGTTTTCTTCGTCTCTAACCAGGCGAAAAACGTCCTCACCGCACCGATTGCCGCATTGCAGGGCGGCACGCAGCCCGACAGCCAGACTGCCCGGGTCGTCGCCAAAAACGGTGACATCCAGCAACGGACCGTGCGCACCGGCATCAGTGATCGCCTCAAAGTGCAGATCCTCGATGGCCTCGACGAAGGCGATCACCTGTTGATCGGACCGGCTGACGGGAGTGGCGGCTAAATGCTGACGCCTCTGATCGACCTGCAAGATATCCGCAAGGCCTATGGCGGTGGCGACGCTCCGGAAGTTCACGTGTTGCGCGGCATCGACCTGTCGATTCATGCCGGCGAGTTCGTCGCGATTGTCGGCGCTTCCGGTTCCGGCAAATCGACGCTGATGAACATTCTCGGCTGCCTCGACCGACCGACCTCGGGCGAATACCGCTTCGCCGGGGAAAACGTCGCCGGGCTCGACAGCGATGAACTGGCCTGGCTGCGCCGCGAGGCGTTTGGCTTTGTGTTCCAGGGTTATCACCTGATCCCGTCCGGCTCGGCCCAGGAAAACGTCGAGATGCCGGCAATCTACGCCGGCATCCCGGCGGCCGAACGCCACGCCCGCGCCGCCGCCCTGCTCGACCGCCTCGGATTGGCCTCGCGAACCGGCAACCGTCCGCATCAGCTCTCCGGCGGCCAGCAGCAGCGGGTCGTCGATTGCTCGCGCCTTGATGAACGGCGGCCACATCATCTTCGCCGACGAACCCACCGGCAACCTCGACAGCCATAGCGGCGCCGAGGTCATGACCTTGCTCGACGAACTGGCGAGCCAGGGCCACGTGGTGATCCTCATTACCCACGACCGCGAAGTCGCGGCGCGGGCCAAGCGCATCATCGAAATCCGCGATGGCCTGATCATCAGCGACAGCGCCCACGACGACCCGACGGTGCAAACCTCGGCCAACCCCGGCGCGTTGCAAGCGGTGGATTTGCGCAAGCGCCTCAGCGAAGGCGCCGAGGCCACCGGGGCCTGGAAAGGCGAGCTGGTGGATGCGGTGCACGCGGCATGGCGGGTGATGTGGATCAACCGTTTCCGCACCGCCCTGACGTTGCTCGGGATCATCATCGGCGTGGCATCGGTGGTGGTGATGTTGGCGGTCGGCGAAGGCAGCAAGCGCCAGGTCATGGCGCAAATGGGCGCTTTCGGCTCGAACATCATTTACCTCAGCGGCTCGGCGCCGAACCCGCGCACCCCGCCCGGAGTCGTCACCCTGGCGGACGTCGCCGCGCTGGCCAGCCTGCCGCAAGTGAAGCGGATCATGCCGGTCAACGGCGCCGAGGCCGGCGTGCGTTACGGCAACGTCGACCACATGAGTTACGTCGGCGGCAATGACACCAATTTCCCGGCGATCTTCAACTGGCCGGTGGTTCAGGGCAGCTACTTCACCGAGGCCGATGAAAGAAACGCCGCGGCAGTTGCAGTGATCGGGCACAAGGTTCGGAGCAAATTGCTCAAGGACGTGCCCAACCCCATCGGCCAATACATCCTGATCGAAAACGTACCGTTCCAAGTGATCGGCGTGCTCGCCGAAAAAGGCGCCAGTTCCGGCGACTCCGACAGCGACAACCGGATCGCCATTCCGTATTCGGCGGCCAGTGTCCGGCTGTTCGGCACCCACAACCCTGAATACGTGGCCATCGCCACGGCCGACGCGCGCAAGGTCAAGGAAGCGGAAATCGCCATCCGCGAGTTGATGCTGCGCCTGCACGACGGCAAGCAGGATTTCGAACTGACCAACAACGCGGCGATGATCCAGGCCGAAGCCCGGACCCAGAACACCCTGTCGCTGATGCTTGGCTCGATTGCCGCGATCTCGCTCCTCGTCGGCGGCATCGGCGTGATGAACATCATGCTCATGACCGTGCGCGAGCGGACCCGCGAGATCGGTATTCGCATGGCCACTGGCGCCCGTCAGCGCGACATCCTGCGCCAGTTCCTCACCGAAGCGGTGATGCTCTCGGTGGTCGGCGGTATTGCCGGGATTGGTCTGGCGCTGCTCGTCGGCGGCGTGCTGGTGCTCAGCGAAGTGGCCGTCGCGTTTTCCTTGATGGCGGTGCTCGGCGCTTTCGGCTGCGCCCTCGTTACCGGTGTTGTCTTCGGCTTCATGCCGGCCCGCAAAGCTGCCCGGCTCGACCCGGTCACGGCCCTTACCAGTGAATGATCGATCTATGAAGCCGCAATTGAGTCTGTTGACCCTCTGCCTGCTGCTCAGTGCGTGCGGCAGCCCTGCCCCGCGCCCGGACAGCGGCCTGACAACCCCCGCCACCTGGCAATCACTCCACAGCGAAAGCGCCGCGTACAGCAATGCGCAATGGTGGACCCGGTTTGGCAGCCCGCCACTGGATCGTTTGATCGAACAGGCGCGGGTCGGCAGTTTCGACCTCGCGGCCGCTGTCGCTCGCGTGCGTCAGGCCCAGGCCGGCACGGTGATTGCCGGCGGCTCGTTGCTGCCGGAGGTGACGGCCGGAGCGAACGCCAATCGTCAGAAACTGATACGCGGCAAGGGCTACAGTCAGCTCGATGCCGACAGCAGCAACAACGCGGTGGATTACTTCGACGCCAATCTCAGCGCCACCTATGAAATCGACTTCTGGGGCGGTAAACGCGCGTCCCGCGACAGCGCGCAGTTCGGGCTGAAGGCCAGCGAGTTCGACCAAGCCACGGTGGAACTGACCTTGCTCAGCAGCGTGGCCAACAGCTACGCGCAAACCCTATCGCTGCGGGAACAAGGGCGAATTGCCGAACTCAACCTGGCCAATGCCCAGAGCGTTTTGAAACTGGTGCAAACGCGCTTCGATTCAGGTTCTGCCACTGCTCTGGAACTGGCCCAGCAGAAAAGCCTGGTCGCGGCGCAGCAACGGCAATTGCCGGCGGTGCAGCAACAAGCCCAGGACGCGCTGATCAGCCTCGCCGCCCTCCTCGGCCAGCCGATTCAGCAACTGACACCCATCGACGAATCCTTCGATCACTTGCAGTGGCCGGTCATCGGAACCGGCGTGCCCAGTGAGTTGCTGACCCGCCGTCCGGACATTGCCCGCGCCGAAGCGCAACTGGCCGCCGCCCAGGCCGACGTCACTGTCGCCCGCGCCGCCATGCTGCCGGCTGTAACCCTGAGCGCCAGCCTCGGTTCGGGCGCCAACAGTGCCGGCGATATCATGCGCAGCCCGTTTTACAACCTCACAGCTGGCCTGCTGGCGCCGATCTTCAACAACGGCCGCCTCGGCGCCGAACGCGACAAAGCCACGGCGCGCCAGCAAGAACTGTTGGAGATCTATCGTGGGGCAATCATCAACGGCTTTGCCGACATCGAAAAAGCCCTGAACAACATTCGCGGGCTGGATGAACAGCGCAAGTGGCAAAGCGAAGAATTGAGCCAGGCGCAAACCGCGTTCAGCATTGCCCAAAGCCGTTATCAGGCGGGTGCCGAGGACTTGCTGACGGTGCTGGAGACCCAGCGCACGTTGTATGCGGCGCAGGATCTGAATGTGCAACTGAAACTGGCGCGGGTGCAGGCCAGTGTGGCGTTGTACAAAGCGTTGGGAGGTGGGTGGCAGGCGATGTGATGCGCTGAATGTTCGGACGCCATCGCGAGCAAGCTCGCTCCCACAGTTGATCTCCGGTATTCACAAATTATGTGTTTGCCTTAGATCCAGTGTGGGAGCGGGCTTGCTCGCGAATGAAGGGTAACGCGGTGTCAGGCCTGGTTTTCTTTGGCCTTCAAATTCCGCGCATACCACGGTCGTTTCGGCACGCGGCGGAACAGGTCGGCGAGTTTCTTTTCGTCGCTGCCGAAGGTAATGCGCAGCGCCAGTTTCATGGTTTCCGGGTCCATTTCCACTGACTTGCCGACCTGCAATCCCGGCGTGGTGCTGCAACCGTGGGTCACCGGGCCGAGCCACGGGTCATCGACTTCAACCCAGCGCCCCGGGGCAAACCAATGCACGCCGTTGACTTCCAACCGGCTGACTTCACCCGCATGAAAACGCTCGTGCGCACGGAACCAGTCTTCAATCCGATCATCGATCCAGCCATGGAAATGCCAGAACACCGGATTCACGTGGGACGAAAACGGATCACCCAAGAAATCGTTTTCCGGGGCAAACCAGCGCGCCGCAAAGTCGTCCAGGTCGCGGGCGAGCGGCACTGGTTGACCGTTCGAAGGGTCGCGCGGCACTGACGCCCAGCGCATGTGCAACCAGTCGTGCAGCCCCAGCTCCACTTCGGAACCGAATTGGCCAAGGGTCAGCTTCGACAGGTATTGCGGATCGCGGTACTGCGATTCCCAGACCTGGAAATTGCTCTGGTACGTCTCGGCCGTCTTGAGGTCGGCGACCCATTGCGTGTATTCGTCATCGCCTTCGGCCAGCCAGGTCGGCGGCAGCGATGTACCGTCGTGGTTGTCGAAGTACCGAGCGAAACCGGCGCGATCACGGATCAACTCCGGTTGCGGCAAAGGAAAGTATTGCCAGGACGGCAAGTCCTGCATCGATCGCGCAGTGCCGAGCATGTGCCGGTGCATGAAAAAGAAGTCGACCCCGGAACCGTTGCGATCCTTGCGCGCGCCGCGAGCATCGCGTTCGTTATCCCGAGGGCCGGGCTGCCAGCCGATGCCGCGCAGGGCATCGCGCTTGTCGTCGGACAGTGTGTGCCATTTGTCCCGGGACGCATGCCAGAGCTGGTGAAACAACCGATGCTCCGGCGACACCAGCCAGGCCAATAACGTCGGGTTCAACCCCGTTCGCTCGCGGGCTTCGGGGAAAATTCGTTTGACCGCGAGGAAGCGATTGTCCTGCATCGGCAGGGCCAACGGACGATCCAGTCGCAACACCCGGCCACTGAGGCTACCGCTGCCGGCATTACCAAACGCGGCCCAGACTTCATCGAGGTCCATGTTGAATTCGTAATCGGTGGTGCCATTGGCGCCGACCAGTCGCCAGCTCAACTGCGAGGCATTGGCGTCGGCCAGGTCGCCGACAATCCGATAACGCGGCACCTCACTGCTGCGCAAACGCTCGGC is a window of Pseudomonas sp. 10S4 DNA encoding:
- a CDS encoding sigma-70 family RNA polymerase sigma factor — translated: MLENYYRELVCFLNAKLGNRQVAEDVVHDAYVRVLERSSDTPIEQPRAFLYRTALNLVIDDHRRNALRQVESLEVLDTEERYFIPSPHNCLDHGQRLEMLQRALAELPRLCRESFLLRKIDGLSHPEIAENLGISRALVEKHIVNAMKHCRVRIKQWDAH
- a CDS encoding efflux RND transporter periplasmic adaptor subunit, coding for MKRPRHTRRALLVALCLIPVIAVAAWQIIPPGRDQLATVQVSRGDIESSVTALGTLQPRRYVDVGAQASGQIHKIHVEVGDVVKEGDLLVEIDPSTQQAKLDAGRFSIDNLKAQLQEQRAQHELARQKFQRQQHLAAGGATRDEDVQTAQAELRATQARVDMFQAQIRQAQASLRSDQAELGYTRIYAPMNGTVVALDAREGQTLNAQQQTPLILRIAKLSPMTVWAEVSEADIGHVKPGMNAWFTTLSGGNRRWNSTVRQILPIPPKPLDQTSQGGGSPASSSKSGTGRVVLYTVLLDVDNADNALMAEMTTQVFFVSNQAKNVLTAPIAALQGGTQPDSQTARVVAKNGDIQQRTVRTGISDRLKVQILDGLDEGDHLLIGPADGSGG
- a CDS encoding efflux transporter outer membrane subunit, yielding MKPQLSLLTLCLLLSACGSPAPRPDSGLTTPATWQSLHSESAAYSNAQWWTRFGSPPLDRLIEQARVGSFDLAAAVARVRQAQAGTVIAGGSLLPEVTAGANANRQKLIRGKGYSQLDADSSNNAVDYFDANLSATYEIDFWGGKRASRDSAQFGLKASEFDQATVELTLLSSVANSYAQTLSLREQGRIAELNLANAQSVLKLVQTRFDSGSATALELAQQKSLVAAQQRQLPAVQQQAQDALISLAALLGQPIQQLTPIDESFDHLQWPVIGTGVPSELLTRRPDIARAEAQLAAAQADVTVARAAMLPAVTLSASLGSGANSAGDIMRSPFYNLTAGLLAPIFNNGRLGAERDKATARQQELLEIYRGAIINGFADIEKALNNIRGLDEQRKWQSEELSQAQTAFSIAQSRYQAGAEDLLTVLETQRTLYAAQDLNVQLKLARVQASVALYKALGGGWQAM